The Ammospiza nelsoni isolate bAmmNel1 chromosome 10, bAmmNel1.pri, whole genome shotgun sequence genome includes a region encoding these proteins:
- the LOC132077315 gene encoding feather keratin Cos1-1/Cos1-3/Cos2-1-like, which translates to MSCCRPCPPRPCGPCGPTPLASSCTEPCNARCADSTVYIEPSPVVVTLPGPILSSFPQSTAVGSSLSAAVGSSLSTAGVPISSGGSLGLGGSGLCLPFSRCGQIC; encoded by the coding sequence ATGTCTTGCTGCAGACCCTGTCCCCCACGGCCCTGCGGCCCCTGTGGCCCAACGCCccttgccagcagctgcactgagccCTGCAATGCTCGCTGCGCTGACTCCACAGTGTACATCGAGCCTTCGCCGGTGGTGGTGACCCTGCCGGgccccatcctcagctccttccctcagaGCACAGCCGTGGGATCCTCtctgtcagctgctgtgggcagctccctcagcaccgcGGGGGTTCCCATCTCTTCTGGGGGCTCCCTTGGCCTGGGGGGCTCAGGCCTGTGTCTGCCTTTCTCCCGCTGCGGTCAGATCTGCTGA
- the LOC132077316 gene encoding feather keratin Cos1-1/Cos1-3/Cos2-1-like — translation MSCCRPCPPRPCGPCGPTPLASSCTEPCNARCADSTVYIEPSPVVVTLPGPILSSFPQSTAVGSSLSAAVGSSLSTAGVPISSGGSLGLGGSGLCLPFSRCGQIC, via the coding sequence ATGTCTTGCTGCAGACCCTGTCCCCCACGGCCCTGCGGCCCCTGTGGCCCAACGCCccttgccagcagctgcactgagccCTGCAATGCCCGCTGCGCTGACTCCACGGTGTACATCGAGCCTTCGCCGGTGGTGGTGACCCTGCCGGgccccatcctcagctccttccctcagaGCACAGCCGTGGGATCCTCtctgtcagctgctgtgggcagctccctcagcaccgcGGGGGTTCCCATCTCTTCTGGGGGCTCCCTTGGCCTGGGGGGCTCAGGCCTGTGTCTGCCTTTCTCCCGCTGCGGTCAGATCTGCTGA
- the LOC132077319 gene encoding feather keratin Cos1-1/Cos1-3/Cos2-1-like encodes MSCCRPCPPRPCGPCGPTPLASSCTEPCNVRCADSTVYIEPSPVVVTLPGPILSSFPQSTAVGSSLSAAVGSSLSTAGVPISSGGSLGLGGSGLCLPFSRCGQIC; translated from the coding sequence ATGTCTTGCTGCAGACCCTGTCCCCCACGGCCCTGCGGCCCCTGTGGCCCAACGCCccttgccagcagctgcactgagccCTGCAATGTCCGCTGCGCTGACTCCACGGTGTACATCGAGCCTTCGCCAGTGGTGGTGACCCTGCCGGgccccatcctcagctccttccctcagaGCACAGCCGTGGGATCCTCtctgtcagctgctgtgggcagctccctcagcaccgcGGGGGTTCCCATCTCTTCTGGGGGCTCCCTTGGCCTGGGGGGCTCAGGCCTGTGTCTGCCTTTCTCCCGCTGCGGTCAGATCTGCTGA